The nucleotide sequence taaataattaattattaaaacattattaatttaattaataatttatatttaattaacataatttaattataattatatatattttaataaataaaatagttaaatattattaaatatattaatttatattaaaaaatatagtttttaattattttattaataattatagtaataaaatatattatttttaattaattattaaattattttattatttaatatattatattatttattaataattaaattgtttaatatatttttattattaattaaatattataattattatatttaatattattttaatatttataatattttattgttaattaaatatttaaattattatatattataattaaattatataataagttatatttttagtatatatttattttatatttttaatttaattttattattttatattggaataaaaataataataataaataataatttaatagacatataaataaataacaattaattaattataaatataattttttatttaagaagggaaattttatgaatatatatattttttaattcattaattttaattttataattgtttaatattcatattttataaaatacctttgttaataattaaaatgtataaaataaataatataatgtatttacttttaaaaatgtaagcattaaaataatttctttaatttatttcaacatgacatatatttcataGACATTgctaattaaaaaatatacatatttaaacaaTATAGGCACTCAAGTATAATGATTTATATGGCATTATTCTGATTTTTCacttaataaaatatctcTTGTTTTGTAAATATGGATAGAATCCTACTGACTTACCCTAATGAATACACTATTTTagattcaaaatattttttatattatgttctattatttattacttcCATTTTTAGTTTTGTATAGTTCAtctatttatattagtaatatttaacattttatatatcctTTAAGATATGTCCTTTTCTATTCCATGCTTAAACGAATttcttaataaataattaaactTTCTTGTTTTTCTCAACAAATTCAATATGTTGTCAGAATTTTCAAGGGGGACATTTTTAAGTTGTATTGtaaaatttgttattttatcttttctttttgcaTTTATAGCATTATTGATATGCCCATTTTTCAAGTTTGTGTTGTTaccttttctttttatactACATTTATCTTTAATTGGTTTCTTATAATGATTTACAGAGTcaactatatttatatttttactttgtGAGTTTTCATATCTTAGAAATGAGTCACTTCGTAGGTGTACATCCTTATTAACACAATTATTTTGTcttttgtctttttttttagtttcaCAATGcgaattataatttttgctTTTATTAGATGTATTTACTGATCGGCCCGATTGTTTTATAGAATGATTCTCgttcttttctttatattcatcttttatatcgtcaaaattattaattagcAACTTGGCCTTTTTATCtctattatattcattgtgttcaaattttatatgtttcatAGATTCTATGAGTAATGAAATATCTTTCATGTTGTTCAACATAAAGTTCATATTTTCACTAATTTCGAAGCATCCAATAAGAGTATAAATATCCCTAAAAATGCatcgaatttttttttttaatttttgaaacGCCTCATCATAATAATGAACTTTCTTAAGGagttcatcattttcaaacATAATTTGTGCcattttcgttttttcttttttcatatccaaataatatttatttttatatatttgctcTAATTGGAAGTTATCCTTTTGGATATTTTCTAGATtatttaactttttttcaaatttatttgtcacataaattatatgtctttttaagttatttattatttcatccTTTTCTCCATATAACTGTTTTTTTCCATCTTTTACGAAATCGGGTTTATCTATGTCTTTAtccttataatttttagaaTATGTTTTGTTATGCATATCATCCATTATATTGTCATCAATGCTATCCGATTCAGAATGTTTCTTATCAAAAGAAAGTTTAAATAATcccttatttttttcttcaaaaCAATCTGTAATATTATTCTTAAAATTAAACACAAACTCCGAGCTATTATATGATTCACTAGATATATAGCCTCCTTCCTCTTCCGGTTTATTtatagaattttttttttcgattaATGGGCCATCATGGTTTATAAGTGTTCGATTTTTGCTCATAgttacaataaaaaaaaaagacaacaaaataattttaaaattacaaaattatattatacacGATTAGACATAAAACAAGAGTACATTTTCTCTCTATGTAAGGTTAATACTTATAAACCTtaattaaacatattaaaaaaatttaggATATATGAttgtttatgttttttaccaatgatcatattttcaaacgtacacaattattttatacatattttaatgtgtaaatataaacataatatacaaaaatagtGTATGTTTTATTGATTATTTGTAGagtgttatatatatattaatagatAATAACCTATATAATAAGTCTTAATTACAtagttaatatatatagacttcgaatgtatttataaatgataGTTATATTctatcattttattttatacataatataaaaccTTTAGCAATGacattttgataaaacgttatacaattttcttaatttttattgataacactttgaaatatatacgttaagaaaagaaaaacataatatttaaatttatgcTTACGATAATTTTAAGAGCAGCATTCATTATATAGTTAGATTTTACAAACagatttaaatatatatcttttttaatttatgatTTTCAACTAATGTTTACAATAATTAAAGAAGGTAcctaaaatatttatatactgTATATGGAATACCCCATAAATGGAGGTATAGAATTATAAAacagaaataaatataaaaatgaagaattattgaattattttatgagatatacaatatattttgcttACAACATAAAAAGTggtatatttaaaagtaaaaaataaaaaagacatGTTAATCATATTGTGCTTACAATAAATTTGTGAAATATTGTGtgtgtataaaaaattatacaatttttttaaataggTTTGATTTAAGTTATCATTAAGAATAGTCataagtataaataaaatgtgtcatatataaatatagtatgattatatttaaaaaaggaagaCAGAAACAAATGTATAGATAatagaaaacaaaaaaaaatataaaaaacatcgaattataaaatatcatgTAACTTtagtgtatatataataggggatttttgtattatagttaaaaatatggagttataaaattttctacATCGATTCAAATATTGTTAAACTCATTATGAAGCTTAAagttttattcattttggaAAACATTTggtcattttttttgaaactaatattaatagattaaattatatatgttctCTTTCCtagagaaaatatatatgcattgaTTATCAACAAAAACGTTTtcttcataatatatttactaaaACATCATGTGAAATACAGACTTAAGAaataattacatatatttgaatGCTCATCTTTATaaagttttatatttctaatattgtatattaacattttatatttatcttttaaatataaatggtgTATAATAACATCTGTAgcaatatatacatgttcCTTATATGGGATACTAGTTCTTCAAAGTTGAGTATGaactatataattttttaaagcagaaattaaagaataattccatcttttgatatatttttaatttctttaatttccgaaatataatatgtcaacatattttttatcatatattgtAGCGTTACTTCACTTTGTGAACATCCAACGCAAGCTCCTTGTAGTTGTACGTAAACTATGCCTAAAGAATTTtaagttaaaaataatttgttagtaaaacataaatatataaacagtataaaataacaattataTGCGCGCACAaacaaaatgtatatttgcCATCGTACCGCTATCCATGTCAAAACagacaaattttatatctcCCCCATCATTTACTACAATTGGACGAACTCTTTTTTctattaacaattttatactACTTATAATTTCCAtaatttcttcattttcattatatttgggttcgttttttattttttgtaatatagGAAGTATATTTCCTTCATTGGATATCGAATTATCTGAATGATTTTGAAATGTctcaataaaattatttatttcatttatataattaatataatccAAATTGTTTGATGTACTAAAATACATCGAATTTACTCCTTTTCTTAGAAAAggtttatttgaaaaatttacataattgtaaaaatataaatttgtttttttatatatatgaattggTCCTTTGCATTTTAACCATAGCCTTCCATGAaagcatttattttttaagtgaatcatttttcaataacatgataaaaatatatatatcaagggaattattatgaacaaGCATATTTgtcttaaaaatattttgttttccaattttattttttatttaatttaaaatattaacaaaattttttaacattcAAATTCGGAAGTATAATGGTGAAATTGCTCCGATTTTTggaaattttgtttattattattgcatTTAATACAGTTTAATACATTGtgaatttatttaacaaaaataagatataattaattgcatataatagttaaatcatattttttttatatgaaaatattccaTTTTAAACACATATAAAACGACATCCTTACACTATTATGTTTCCTTACACGCCCAGTCATGTTGAACTACCCCCAAATGAATGGGACAAACTAATTAAGCAGAGAATATATGAACTTAAAAGGGAGTATAATATACATGAAAAggtatattttatagtgttatagaaaaaataaaacaataattttgcctttatgatatatattcatattaatataaaatactatgagaattttataaatgcacacccccaaaaaatatgctaCATGTGTACATAATAAagttaatttaaaatatggtaTTATttggtaaataaaaatattgatggGACTTgtaaataagtatatataaacatatacttatttatagttgctaatattttaaaaacaaaccAAATTAAAAGTGTAATATAAAACGAAGTCTCAGAATGCtattataaatgaaaattcccatgtacatatttattttgtggaTATACCTTTAACACGACATATTAATATGCTTTCCatttctttaaaaattaacttcattattttattttgtacaCATAACATAGATGAAGCGATTTGACAACAAAAAGGAAAACGGAATTGATAAGAAAATAACAAGTTATTATGAGCTTGGTATGctatttatgtaaaaattatacaaaaaaaatacgtttaaaatttatttcaataCTAAGCCACTAgcaacaattttattttcttcagaCAAAATAAAACGGGATAAAGGAGATATTGAAAATGACAAAAAATCATaagcattaaaaaaaaggcCATCTGAAgtgataaaatattgtagTTCATTTCTGAAATATTGTGTGCATACTGATGTATTgttattaatttgtatttcAACAATTCCTATATCATAACTACGTAAAcagcattttttattttctgttttttcataaaaaattgtatttttttttttcttataattttttaagtcACCAATTTGTGTAGAAATTTGTTCATTACAAtctaattttaatttactaTTTGGTATGGTATAACTATTTGATGAATCTTTAGTTTTATAAACATAGtagacattttttattgttacaTTGTGAGAATAATTCaaggaataaaataaataatttcttCCTATTATTAAAggtatttttatatcattcatttttattaaagcttttaatttattataagtaaaaatattatttatagtaTATGGACAATTCATTTCAATATCTGTTGTTGTATTACTAGCTAACAAAGAACCGTTCAttactttattttcatcaatttttataagcaCGTTATCTACaatatcatcatttatattgaCACGCTCATTAACTGTGCAATTTTTTGCAATTTCagataaaattttaataaaattaaaaaaattattttgaaaagaATCATTTGTATTATGTACATGCTTATCTTTCCCTTCAGTTTGTCCATTTAAAGTGGTTGTAGAATTAGGTAAGTCTAATGAAATGTTTTCCATAAAATTCAAATCTTTCAtacttaataaataatcacataaatcatttatattaatatatttaaaaaggctattttttttctcaatatttttaataataattttttctttaaatggtaaaattgtataattattttttatttttaaaaaaccatttaatattttaatacttgcttttatcatattattgGATTCTGTATAATCTTGAATAATTCCTAAAAATGTGTTATTTTCGTTTAGCGATTTTTTAACTGGGTTTAAAGATATTTCCGATTTGTCCTTTCTAtggttataaaaaatattatttgcaaAAAGGAATGCATTAAGGTTATCCAATTTTGTATTACTATcattatgaataaaattgtaGTAACGCATTTGTTGACATGTTTTGGGATTAGACAAATGTTCATGACACACTTTTAACAAAAACATATctctttttaaatttataaatttaatttcatcatataaagaataattCTTGTTAAATAGTGGtatattacttttttcaaattttacaatattttcatttttatatgcagAAATgggtataaaaattaaatttctttcaaaaaattttgttttattaactAAATTTTGTGAAGACTTTtcttgtaaataaaaattgttatcaCAAACGAATTCATATATgctatcattttttgtacaCTCAAAATATGTCTTAATTGTTTTGCatatatcattaaaaatttgttcatcataattaaataaatctattttatttattactataaTAATGTTTGAAATACCTACCGATTTTAATATAGACACATTTCTATATGTTTCAtcattctttttattataaatattatttgcatCAACTACTAATATAGCACAATCTGCAAAAAAACTACAAGcatgtaaattatttactAATTCACTATGTCCTGGAGTATCAAAAATGTTCACTTTACGAAAGCATACTATATCTTTATGTATaacatttcttttatataagtCTTCAAATATctttttatcaatataaatattttcacatgattttttgttattcaTTGTGTCATAAAAAGATTGACTAATATCATTGTtagtataaaatataaaaaattcttttcttttattaaaaagggttatatttctttctctttcatcttcttcttcatctAATATGTAGGTATATTTGGAACTTTCTCGAATTTgctcatatttttttagcatttgatcatttacataatttaaattatataacaatGCACCTATTAATGTAGATTTACCTGCATCGATATGACCCAACACAAGAATGTTCAACGTATCaagcattatatatttcaaattattttcatttttttcatctcgATCCGTTTTCATCACAATGTTTAtctcatttttattgtttgatttttctttcttttttgtattttttacagAAATGCTATTGTTCTGATTTTTGCATttgttatcatttttattttgtccaCTACTTACATTTTCTTTGTGCCCATATTCTGCATAATTTTCGTCATCATAATAATCATAGTCATCTTCATAATCGTCTTCGTAATCGTCGTCATACAAAAGTTTTCTCCCCCCCTTTCTATTACTCATTGTTTTGTTTATACCGCTTTTTTAcgtataaaaatgtgtgtaaatttatgaatatactaaaaaaattttttcaaaaatgttttaattaCTATACAACTATAGGAAATGTTCGAACAAgcaaatggaaaataaaataagcgtcatgaatattatttcaaGTCATGATGGATAAATTTATGTCTTACAATCTTCATTTGTAAAacattataaacaaaatggcAACggaaaatatgcataatttatgtcatttcttttttttttaactattgttcataatataatCGATATATGGCTTGtttatgtgcatattttttgttctttATACTTTTCAGCATTCTTAAAGGTAAATTATTGCAAATTTCAAATCGaaattacattattttcgCTTTAAAAGTAAGGGAAagaatgaaaaatgaaatttgTTCGAAATggtatatgtaaatatatatttcgtctttttttttatcatacaAATACGTGTTATATCCTTTACTATAtcgtatttatataaaatgtggatatattatttgcaaAATCGACgttgttttaatttttatatattttatacattttaaatatttttttaaaaatttcttaacaattttattttatgtatactatataaatacaaatatgatttactttatatattaggatctttttcaaaatttgtatgtttatataatattgtaaATAGCAACAAAttgaatatatgtatatatgtatttttttatggtgGTCGTTGAGAAATTATAGCCTTCATTATTTACCCATAACCGGAAAACAATTTgggtattattttttaatatatatatttacctatatatttattatttattttataaaaaaaatatatatttgttatttttcatgttttgaaattaaaagcaaaatgaattaaaaaaaataaaataataaatataagtcAAGGgataaaatttgaaattctcaaaatataaaattttacttttaatagtaaaatacaaaatttattatatatattgaagatcaaatttttaaccttgtgataaaaataaccttaagtaatttttgtataaaaacataaaataaatccaTAAGCTTACCATCTTTTTCGAactgttatatatattatatcattttttaaaacaaaaaagtaCAAGAAAAGCACAGCGAGccaattataaatatatatatccttATAGTGCCAGCTATATTATTGAACAtacgaaataaaaagatatatacCATATTCtatacattatttaaacaagATTTATGCGGACATATTATGGAAgccatatttattatgctTTTCATACATGAATGGGATAtgaaattttgtatataaattttgcaAAACTTcgcaataatatatatatagatatatgcCACCAcaaacatttatttatgtatccATA is from Plasmodium chabaudi chabaudi strain AS genome assembly, chromosome: 8 and encodes:
- a CDS encoding elongation factor Tu, putative, whose protein sequence is MSNRKGGRKLLYDDDYEDDYEDDYDYYDDENYAEYGHKENVSSGQNKNDNKCKNQNNSISVKNTKKKEKSNNKNEINIVMKTDRDEKNENNLKYIMLDTLNILVLGHIDAGKSTLIGALLYNLNYVNDQMLKKYEQIRESSKYTYILDEEEDERERNITLFNKRKEFFIFYTNNDISQSFYDTMNNKKSCENIYIDKKIFEDLYKRNVIHKDIVCFRKVNIFDTPGHSELVNNLHACSFFADCAILVVDANNIYNKKNDETYRNVSILKSVGISNIIIVINKIDLFNYDEQIFNDICKTIKTYFECTKNDSIYEFVCDNNFYLQEKSSQNLVNKTKFFERNLIFIPISAYKNENIVKFEKSNIPLFNKNYSLYDEIKFINLKRDMFLLKVCHEHLSNPKTCQQMRYYNFIHNDSNTKLDNLNAFLFANNIFYNHRKDKSEISLNPVKKSLNENNTFLGIIQDYTESNNMIKASIKILNGFLKIKNNYTILPFKEKIIIKNIEKKNSLFKYININDLCDYLLSMKDLNFMENISLDLPNSTTTLNGQTEGKDKHVHNTNDSFQNNFFNFIKILSEIAKNCTVNERVNINDDIVDNVLIKIDENKVMNGSLLASNTTTDIEMNCPYTINNIFTYNKLKALIKMNDIKIPLIIGRNYLFYSLNYSHNVTIKNVYYVYKTKDSSNSYTIPNSKLKLDCNEQISTQIGDLKNYKKKKNTIFYEKTENKKCCLRSYDIGIVEIQINNNTSVCTQYFRNELQYFITSDGLFFNAYDFLSFSISPLSRFILSEENKIVASGLVLK
- a CDS encoding NifU-like protein, putative, which translates into the protein MIHLKNKCFHGRLWLKCKGPIHIYKKTNLYFYNYVNFSNKPFLRKGVNSMYFSTSNNLDYINYINEINNFIETFQNHSDNSISNEGNILPILQKIKNEPKYNENEEIMEIISSIKLLIEKRVRPIVVNDGGDIKFVCFDMDSGIVYVQLQGACVGCSQSEVTLQYMIKNMLTYYISEIKEIKNISKDGIIL